One genomic region from Bos indicus isolate NIAB-ARS_2022 breed Sahiwal x Tharparkar chromosome 17, NIAB-ARS_B.indTharparkar_mat_pri_1.0, whole genome shotgun sequence encodes:
- the TSSK1B gene encoding testis-specific serine/threonine-protein kinase 1: MDDAAVLKRRGYIMGINLGEGSYAKVKSAYSERLKFNVAVKIIDRKKAPTDFLEKFLPREIEILAMLNHRSIIKTYEIFETSDGKVYIVMELGVQGDLLEFIKTRGALQEDDARKKFHQLSSAIKYCHDLDVVHRDLKCENLLLDKDFNIKLSDFGFSKRCLRDDSGRLTLSKTFCGSAAYAAPEVLQGIPYQPKVYDIWSLGVILYIMVCGSMPYDDSNIKKMLRIQKEHRVNFPRSKHLTGECKDLIYRMLQPDVTRRLHIDEILSHCWVQPKARGLSSAAVNKEGESSRAAEPPWTPEPSSDKKSATKLEPREEARPEPRAEPSPEEEMATVQVSRQSEAVGLPSEQPSKTEEGAPPQPSETHA, from the coding sequence ATGGATGACGCTGCCGTCCTCAAGCGACGAGGCTACATCATGGGGATCAATTTGGGAGAGGGCTCCTACGCCAAAGTCAAATCCGCTTACTCTGAGCGCCTCAAGTTCAACGTGGCGGTCAAGATCATCGACCGCAAGAAAGCCCCCACGGACTTCCTGGAGAAATTCCTTCCCCGGGAAATTGAGATTCTGGCCATGCTAAACCACCGCTCCATCATCAAGACCTACGAGATCTTCGAGACGTCAGATGGCAAGGTCTACATCGTCATGGAACTCGGGGTCCAGGGTGACCTCCTTGAGTTCATCAAGACCCGGGGGGCCCTGCAGGAAGACGACGCTCGAAAGAAGTTCCACCAGCTGTCCTCGGCCATCAAATACTGCCACGACCTGGACGTCGTCCACCGAGACCTCAAGTGCGAGAACCTTCTCCTCGACAAGGACTTCAACATCAAGCTGTCCGACTTTGGCTTCTCCAAGCGCTGCCTGCGGGACGACAGCGGCCGGCTGACGCTGAGCAAGACCTTCTGCGGGTCGGCGGCGTACGCGGCCCCCGAGGTGCTGCAGGGCATCCCCTACCAGCCCAAGGTGTACGACATCTGGAGCCTGGGCGTGATTCTCTACATCATGGTCTGCGGCTCCATGCCGTATGACGACTCCAACATCAAGAAGATGCTGCGCATCCAGAAGGAGCACCGTGTCAACTTCCCGCGCTCCAAGCACCTGACGGGCGAGTGCAAGGACCTCATCTACCGGATGCTGCAGCCGGACGTCACCCGGCGCCTGCACATCGACGAGATCCTCAGCCACTGCTGGGTCCAGCCCAAGGCCCGGGGCCTGTCCTCCGCAGCCGTCAACAAGGAGGGCGAGAGCTCCCGGGCTGCTGAGCCCCCATGGACCCCCGAACCCAGCTCCGACAAGAAGTCCGCCACCAAGCTGGAGCCCCGGGAAGAGGCGCGGCCCGAGCCCCGGGCTGAGCCGAGCCccgaggaggagatggcaacggTGCAGGTGTCCCGGCAGTCAGAGGCCGTGGGTCTGCCCAGTGAGCAGCCCAGCAAGACCGAGGAGGGGGCGCCCCCGCAGCCTTCAGAGACGCACGCCTAG
- the TSSK2 gene encoding testis-specific serine/threonine-protein kinase 2 translates to MDDAAVLRKKGYIVGINLGKGSYAKVKSAYSERLKFNVAVKIIDRKKTPTDFVERFLPREMDILATVNHRSIIKTYEIFETSDGRIYIVMELGVQGDLLEFIKCRGALHEDVARKMFRQLSSAVKYCHDLDVVHRDLKCENLLLDKDFNIKLSDFGFSKRCLRDGSGRLTLSKTFCGSAAYAAPEVLQGIPYQPKVYDIWSLGVILYIMVCGSMPYDDSDIKKMLRIQKEHRVDFPRSKNLTGECKDLIYRILQPDVTRRLHIDEILSHAWLQPPKPKAMPSASFKREGEGKYRADCKLDPRPGSRPEHRPDHKLGAKTQHRLLVVPETEDRVEERLAEASRAKDPHVSGAEVGKAST, encoded by the coding sequence ATGGACGATGCCGCGGTCCTGAGGAAGAAGGGTTACATCGTGGGCATCAACCTGGGCAAGGGCTCCTACGCCAAGGTCAAGTCCGCCTACTCTGAGCGCCTCAAGTTCAACGTGGCGGTCAAGATCATCGACCGCAAGAAGACGCCCACGGACTTCGTGGAGAGATTCCTGCCCCGGGAGATGGACATCCTGGCGACCGTCAACCACCGCTCCATCATCAAGACCTACGAGATCTTCGAGACGTCCGACGGCCGCATCTACATCGTCATGGAGCTAGGCGTCCAAGGCGACCTCCTCGAGTTCATCAAGTGCCGGGGGGCCCTGCACGAGGATGTGGCGCGCAAGATGTTCCGGCAGCTGTCCTCGGCCGTCAAGTACTGCCATGACCTGGACGTCGTCCACCGAGACCTCAAGTGCGAGAACCTTCTCCTCGACAAGGACTTCAACATCAAGCTGTCCGACTTTGGCTTCTCCAAGCGCTGCCTGCGGGACGGCAGCGGCCGGCTGACGCTGAGCAAGACCTTCTGCGGGTCGGCGGCGTACGCGGCCCCCGAGGTGCTGCAGGGCATCCCCTACCAGCCCAAGGTGTACGACATCTGGAGCCTGGGCGTGATTCTCTACATCATGGTCTGCGGCTCCATGCCGTATGACGACTCCGACATCAAGAAGATGCTGCGCATCCAGAAGGAGCACCGCGTGGACTTCCCGCGCTCCAAGAACCTGACGGGTGAGTGCAAGGACCTCATCTACCGCATCCTGCAGCCAGACGTCACCCGGCGCCTGCACATCGACGAGATCCTCAGCCACGCGTGGCTGCAGCCCCCCAAGCCCAAGGCCATGCCCTCCGCCTCCTTCAAGCGGGAGGGCGAGGGCAAGTACCGGGCTGACTGCAAGCTGGACCCACGGCCCGGCTCGCGGCCCGAGCACCGGCCCGACCACAAGCTGGGGGCCAAGACCCAGCACCGGCTGCTCGTGGTGCCCGAGACCGAGGACCGCGTGGAGGAGCGGCTGGCCGAAGCCTCCAGGGCGAAGGACCCCCACGTCTCCGGAGCTGAGGTGGGGAAGGCGAGCACCTAG